A genome region from candidate division KSB1 bacterium includes the following:
- a CDS encoding YaiI/YqxD family protein yields MEIWVDADACPAVIKNILFRAAKRTRVQLTLVANQPLRIPQSPWIKMLQVAAGFDIADNEIVKRLNVGDLVITGDIPLAAEVIEKGGYALNPRGELYSADNIRGRLNMRDFMDTLRASGIDTGGPPALSQGDRNSFANHLDKLLTRLAGNA; encoded by the coding sequence ATGGAAATATGGGTAGACGCAGACGCATGCCCTGCCGTGATCAAGAATATTTTATTTAGAGCGGCAAAGCGCACCCGAGTACAACTCACGCTGGTAGCTAATCAGCCCCTGCGCATCCCACAGTCGCCCTGGATTAAGATGCTTCAGGTAGCAGCTGGTTTTGATATCGCTGACAATGAGATCGTTAAAAGGCTAAACGTCGGTGATCTTGTCATCACAGGTGATATTCCTTTGGCGGCCGAGGTGATTGAAAAAGGAGGTTATGCTCTCAATCCCCGTGGCGAATTGTATTCAGCTGACAATATTAGAGGGCGTCTGAATATGAGAGATTTTATGGATACTCTACGAGCTAGCGGCATAGATACAGGGGGTCCGCCGGCCCTAAGCCAGGGCGATCGGAATTCTTTTGCGAACCACCTGGACAAATTATTAACCAGGCTTGCAGGAAATGCCTAA